One Candidatus Binatia bacterium DNA segment encodes these proteins:
- a CDS encoding S41 family peptidase, whose amino-acid sequence MMRRRAPRINPILLGLCAGIVIGALLLGGGGAQRVSAVDQDSYDELETFTNILTIVQKNYVEEVGTQELMEGAVNGMLASLDPHSAYLTPELYKELQVDTKGSFGGLGIEITNRSGVLTVVSPIEDTPAFRAGIQPGDQIIKIEEELTKDMSLMDAVKLMRGPRGTDITISIRREGVAEFLEVTLTRENIQIESVKFKTLDGGYGYIRITQFQERTGPAVLEALAELGDGANGQMEGLILDLRNDPGGLLSQAVQVSDAFLDSGMIVYTDGRLENQKQKFFARKAGSHMDFPMIVLVNGGTASAAEIVAGALQDHHRALVLGTETFGKGSVQTILPLDESSALRLTTARYYTPSGRSIQATGVVPDIYFENEVSIQRGLKPAGKPLVLRESNLPKHLESGEPGPEGKDGEAVEPVEDAEPVAAEEGEDLSLPKLGEPGRDPQLDRALDLLKSWQVFSTIDAQRG is encoded by the coding sequence ATGATGCGGCGTCGTGCACCTCGAATCAATCCGATTTTGCTGGGACTCTGCGCGGGCATTGTGATCGGTGCTCTACTGCTCGGCGGAGGCGGAGCCCAGCGGGTATCTGCGGTCGATCAGGACTCCTACGACGAGCTTGAGACCTTCACCAATATTCTGACGATCGTCCAGAAAAACTATGTCGAAGAAGTCGGTACGCAGGAGTTGATGGAGGGCGCTGTCAACGGGATGCTCGCCTCGTTGGACCCCCATAGTGCGTATCTCACGCCTGAACTCTACAAGGAATTGCAAGTCGACACCAAGGGCAGTTTCGGGGGACTGGGGATCGAGATCACCAATCGGAGCGGTGTTTTGACAGTGGTCTCGCCGATTGAAGACACCCCCGCTTTTCGTGCCGGTATCCAGCCGGGCGATCAGATTATCAAGATTGAGGAAGAACTGACCAAGGATATGTCGCTGATGGATGCGGTGAAGCTGATGCGCGGTCCGAGGGGAACCGACATCACCATCTCGATTCGTCGCGAGGGCGTAGCCGAATTTCTGGAAGTGACTCTGACCCGCGAAAATATTCAGATCGAGAGCGTCAAGTTCAAGACCCTCGATGGCGGGTATGGATATATCCGGATCACCCAGTTTCAGGAGCGAACCGGACCGGCCGTCCTCGAGGCTCTGGCCGAATTGGGCGATGGCGCGAACGGTCAGATGGAGGGTTTGATTCTGGATTTACGGAATGATCCCGGAGGGCTTCTCTCGCAGGCGGTTCAAGTCTCGGATGCGTTCCTCGATTCGGGAATGATCGTCTATACCGATGGCCGGCTCGAGAATCAGAAGCAGAAGTTCTTTGCCCGCAAGGCGGGCAGTCATATGGACTTTCCGATGATCGTCCTCGTCAATGGCGGTACGGCAAGTGCCGCGGAAATCGTTGCGGGCGCCCTTCAGGACCATCATCGTGCTCTGGTTCTCGGAACGGAGACCTTTGGCAAGGGATCGGTCCAAACCATTTTGCCACTTGATGAATCATCGGCACTACGATTGACGACGGCTCGTTACTACACGCCGAGCGGTCGGTCGATTCAGGCGACGGGGGTAGTCCCCGATATCTACTTCGAAAACGAAGTTTCAATCCAGCGGGGCCTCAAGCCGGCGGGCAAGCCGCTGGTGCTTCGCGAGTCCAATTTGCCAAAGCACCTCGAGAGCGGTGAACCGGGCCCGGAGGGCAAGGATGGCGAAGCAGTCGAGCCGGTCGAGGACGCCGAGCCTGTGGCCGCCGAGGAGGGCGAAGATCTCTCCCTGCCGAAGCTGGGCGAGCCCGGACGTGATCCCCAATTGGATAGAGCTCTGGATCTGCTCAAGAGCTGGCAAGTCTTCAGCACCATCGACGCGCAGCGCGGCTGA
- the xseA gene encoding exodeoxyribonuclease VII large subunit, with translation MGTDPSTRDRRRAVSIRRFVTRIQVGLEESFPGKFWIEGEVSGLSTSPQGHLYFSLKEEKAQVSVVVWASRVSGLAVKPADGMAVVARVAKVDFYGPSGRLSLHLDGLEACGEGQIARQLEANRKKFQAEGLFAEARKRALPFLPRTIGVVTARQGAVIHDIRRTIELRFPERRILLRPARVQGPGAARDIAEAIDDLNQQPEVDVLIIGRGGGSVEDLWAFNEEAVVRAIARSEIPVISAVGHESDWSLADAVADVRAATPTAAAQMAVPIRVELENEVAQLARRLDTAVAAGLEKRRSFLERAAVVLRDPERLVVERRSQLGGVAGRLRGALLALTPVRRRDLELFGRMLRERLPRPEVHGHRLDDLSRRMLQSISKQTDREGTRLASLGAQLDALSPLAVLDRGFALARRSDGSIVREAASLKPSESLHLRLAQGAVSARVEKIFDTLDVDEENDDGKEI, from the coding sequence ATGGGGACCGATCCGTCAACGCGTGATCGCCGACGTGCGGTCTCGATCCGCCGGTTCGTGACCCGGATTCAGGTCGGGCTTGAGGAATCCTTCCCGGGGAAGTTCTGGATTGAGGGCGAAGTATCGGGCTTGAGCACCTCTCCGCAGGGCCATTTGTACTTTTCTCTCAAGGAGGAAAAGGCTCAGGTGTCGGTTGTTGTCTGGGCGAGTCGGGTGAGCGGACTCGCCGTCAAGCCGGCGGATGGAATGGCCGTTGTGGCCCGTGTCGCAAAGGTCGATTTTTACGGACCGAGCGGGCGTCTGTCGCTCCATCTGGATGGTCTCGAGGCGTGCGGCGAGGGGCAGATTGCCCGGCAATTGGAGGCGAATCGAAAGAAGTTTCAGGCAGAGGGTCTTTTCGCGGAAGCTCGCAAGCGTGCCCTGCCATTTCTGCCGAGAACGATTGGTGTCGTGACGGCTCGGCAGGGTGCCGTGATCCACGATATCCGGCGGACGATCGAACTTCGCTTTCCTGAACGGCGAATTCTTCTGCGGCCCGCACGCGTGCAGGGACCAGGGGCGGCGCGGGATATTGCCGAGGCAATCGATGACCTGAATCAACAGCCAGAGGTTGACGTGCTGATCATCGGCCGTGGGGGTGGTTCGGTGGAGGATCTTTGGGCGTTTAATGAAGAGGCGGTGGTTCGCGCGATCGCGCGGTCCGAGATTCCGGTAATTTCGGCGGTGGGCCATGAATCCGATTGGTCCCTGGCCGACGCCGTCGCCGATGTGCGCGCCGCGACGCCGACAGCAGCGGCGCAGATGGCGGTGCCCATCAGGGTGGAGTTGGAAAATGAAGTTGCGCAGCTCGCTCGTCGGTTGGACACAGCCGTCGCGGCCGGGTTGGAGAAACGACGCAGCTTTCTCGAACGCGCGGCTGTGGTCCTGCGGGATCCGGAACGTCTGGTGGTAGAGCGCCGGTCTCAGTTGGGAGGAGTTGCCGGCCGCTTGCGGGGTGCACTTTTGGCCCTGACTCCGGTACGGCGACGTGACCTGGAGCTCTTCGGGCGGATGTTGCGTGAGCGACTTCCCCGGCCCGAAGTGCACGGCCACCGACTCGATGACCTGAGCCGGCGAATGCTCCAGAGCATCTCGAAGCAGACCGACCGGGAAGGTACCCGGCTCGCTTCGCTCGGAGCGCAGCTGGATGCACTGTCGCCGCTGGCCGTGCTCGATCGAGGGTTCGCTCTTGCCCGACGCTCCGATGGTTCGATCGTGCGCGAGGCAGCGAGCTTGAAGCCTTCGGAAAGTCTCCACTTGCGATTGGCTCAGGGGGCCGTTTCTGCTCGTGTGGAGAAGATTTTTGACACACTTGATGTGGATGAGGAGAACGATGACGGCAAAGAAATCTGA
- the xseB gene encoding exodeoxyribonuclease VII small subunit → MTAKKSEKPGSDLTFEEAMAQLETIVSRLEQGNVPLEQSLASFEDGVGLLRALHNRLGDVEKRVEVLVRDAAGVLRQEDMGGDE, encoded by the coding sequence ATGACGGCAAAGAAATCTGAGAAGCCGGGCAGCGACCTTACCTTTGAGGAAGCTATGGCCCAACTCGAGACGATCGTCTCCCGCCTGGAGCAAGGGAATGTTCCGCTGGAGCAATCGCTGGCGTCCTTTGAGGATGGTGTTGGTCTGTTGCGTGCCCTCCACAATCGACTCGGGGACGTCGAAAAGCGCGTCGAGGTATTGGTGCGGGATGCGGCTGGAGTCTTGCGTCAGGAAGATATGGGAGGGGACGAGTGA
- a CDS encoding polyprenyl synthetase family protein, whose amino-acid sequence MKPVDLDAYLAQRRSEVDRELRRILIAREGRPTALTRAMQYAVLGAGKRIRPILAMAAAEAVGGGRLRRRALRPGCAVEMIHAYSLAHDDLPAMDDDDLRRGKPSLHKKFDEATAILAGDALLTDAFEVLVPRGSQGPEDTARSLRVVTEIAQGAGSTGMVAGQVADMASEGMKRPTRRTVDAIHARKTGALIRASVRAGAIVGGADSGELRALTRFAESFGLAFQIVDDLLDETADVAILGKAAGGDRARGKATYPAILGLEGARAAAEKERKTALRALARFGHRSEPLGAILDRVFARAS is encoded by the coding sequence GTGAAGCCCGTTGATCTGGATGCTTATCTCGCGCAACGGCGCTCGGAGGTGGATCGGGAACTAAGGAGGATCCTCATCGCCCGTGAAGGGCGTCCGACGGCGCTGACTCGGGCAATGCAGTATGCAGTGCTGGGTGCCGGCAAGAGAATTCGTCCGATTCTGGCCATGGCGGCGGCTGAAGCCGTCGGTGGCGGACGTTTGCGGCGCCGTGCGTTGCGCCCGGGCTGTGCTGTGGAAATGATCCATGCGTACTCGCTGGCACACGATGATTTACCTGCCATGGATGACGACGACCTTCGTCGGGGCAAGCCCTCCTTGCACAAGAAATTCGACGAGGCGACAGCCATTCTGGCTGGCGACGCCTTGCTCACGGATGCGTTCGAGGTCCTGGTGCCTCGGGGTTCGCAGGGCCCCGAAGATACGGCTCGCAGCTTGCGTGTCGTGACGGAAATCGCTCAAGGCGCCGGGAGTACCGGGATGGTGGCAGGGCAGGTCGCTGACATGGCCTCAGAGGGGATGAAGCGACCGACGCGGCGCACTGTGGATGCGATTCATGCACGCAAGACAGGCGCATTGATTCGAGCTTCCGTCCGCGCGGGAGCCATCGTTGGCGGAGCAGATTCCGGGGAGCTGCGTGCTTTGACGCGCTTTGCGGAGAGTTTCGGGTTGGCCTTTCAAATTGTGGATGATCTCCTGGACGAGACGGCCGATGTCGCCATACTCGGGAAGGCCGCCGGGGGGGATCGTGCAAGAGGCAAGGCCACGTATCCGGCGATCCTCGGTCTTGAGGGCGCCCGTGCCGCCGCCGAAAAGGAGCGCAAGACAGCGCTGCGCGCGCTTGCACGTTTCGGGCATCGTAGTGAGCCACTAGGAGCGATCCTTGACCGCGTCTTTGCGCGAGCGTCTTGA
- a CDS encoding TlyA family RNA methyltransferase — MTASLRERLDTRIVALGLAESRERAKGVILAGLVSVDGERITQAGFRVREEQSIVVAGPEHPFVSRGGVKLDGALRAFDFSVRERVCFDVGASTGGFTDCLLQRGASIVHAVDVGYGQLAWKLREDSRVLVRERTNVRTLPASSLDPVPSLAVIDASFISLRLLLAPTLAQLGGSREIIALVKPQFEVGREKVGKGGLVSDPEVRREAVETVSEAAGQLGLRVAGISDSTLPGAKKGNVEIFLYLQASAS; from the coding sequence TTGACCGCGTCTTTGCGCGAGCGTCTTGATACGCGGATCGTTGCGCTCGGCCTCGCAGAGAGCCGGGAGCGCGCCAAGGGAGTGATTCTCGCTGGTCTGGTCAGCGTTGACGGCGAACGAATTACGCAAGCCGGGTTTCGCGTGCGCGAGGAACAGTCGATCGTCGTTGCGGGTCCGGAGCATCCCTTTGTGTCTCGCGGGGGTGTGAAATTGGATGGCGCGCTTCGGGCATTTGATTTCTCCGTGCGTGAACGGGTCTGTTTCGATGTGGGAGCCTCAACGGGCGGCTTTACGGACTGCCTTTTGCAGCGGGGCGCCTCCATCGTCCATGCGGTAGATGTGGGCTACGGTCAGCTGGCATGGAAGCTTCGGGAGGACTCTCGAGTCCTCGTGCGTGAGCGTACCAATGTGCGAACGCTCCCAGCGTCCTCTCTCGACCCGGTTCCCAGCCTTGCGGTCATCGATGCATCCTTTATTTCCCTGCGATTGCTGCTCGCACCGACTCTCGCTCAACTCGGCGGATCGCGAGAGATTATTGCGCTGGTGAAGCCTCAATTCGAGGTCGGTCGCGAGAAGGTCGGCAAGGGCGGGCTGGTCAGCGATCCCGAAGTTCGACGCGAGGCGGTGGAAACGGTGTCCGAGGCCGCCGGGCAATTGGGTTTGCGGGTGGCGGGTATCAGCGATTCGACGCTCCCGGGTGCAAAAAAAGGCAACGTCGAGATCTTCCTGTACCTGCAGGCCTCTGCCAGTTGA
- the rpoZ gene encoding DNA-directed RNA polymerase subunit omega has protein sequence MARVTVEDCLEKVPSRFELVTLAARRAKQLLKGSRPLIDSSNKEVVSALREIAAGKVTAVRSDED, from the coding sequence ATGGCACGAGTTACCGTTGAAGATTGTCTTGAAAAGGTCCCTAGTCGTTTTGAGTTGGTCACTCTGGCGGCCCGAAGGGCAAAGCAGTTGCTCAAGGGTTCGCGTCCGCTGATCGATTCTTCGAACAAGGAAGTCGTCAGCGCACTTCGTGAGATCGCCGCGGGTAAGGTAACCGCGGTGCGATCCGACGAGGACTGA
- a CDS encoding RNA polymerase factor sigma-32, whose product MTPEPSTGGGGGSEGLVPADPLQQYLAEVRRHPLLDADEEHALAVLWQEDGDREAARQLVTANLRLVVSIARRYERAFRNLLDLVQEGNIGLMEALKNFDPHRGVRFPSYAVWWIRAYVIRYVMNNWRQVKLGTTQAQRKLFFNLQKEKDRLEREGFSPDPKLIADRLAVKPSEVIEMDQRLSGRDLSVDTPVGEGGESTMLDFLGTGSEDAESSYADAQARHLIATKIREFGDELTGKDHEIFHERMIAEDPMTLRELGERYEISRERVRQLEDRIRKRLRLFLVEAIPDIADVEVRQSITESS is encoded by the coding sequence GTGACTCCCGAGCCCTCCACGGGTGGAGGGGGCGGGTCGGAAGGGTTGGTACCCGCCGATCCCCTCCAGCAATATCTCGCCGAAGTGCGGCGCCATCCGCTTCTGGATGCGGACGAGGAACATGCCCTGGCGGTTCTCTGGCAGGAGGACGGCGATCGAGAAGCGGCCCGACAATTGGTGACTGCCAATTTGCGGCTGGTCGTCTCCATCGCGCGTCGCTATGAGCGAGCCTTCAGAAACCTTCTCGATCTGGTGCAGGAAGGGAATATCGGTCTGATGGAGGCCCTGAAGAATTTTGACCCGCACCGTGGCGTTCGTTTTCCGTCGTATGCCGTCTGGTGGATTCGCGCGTACGTGATTCGCTACGTGATGAATAATTGGCGCCAAGTGAAACTTGGGACTACGCAGGCTCAGCGAAAGCTGTTTTTTAACCTGCAGAAGGAGAAAGACCGCCTGGAGCGGGAAGGTTTCTCTCCTGACCCGAAGCTGATTGCTGACCGTCTTGCGGTCAAGCCATCGGAAGTCATCGAGATGGACCAGCGTCTATCGGGCCGCGATCTGTCCGTCGATACGCCGGTGGGCGAGGGCGGCGAGTCCACGATGCTGGACTTCCTCGGCACTGGCTCCGAGGACGCCGAATCCAGTTATGCTGACGCGCAAGCCCGCCATCTCATTGCCACGAAGATCCGCGAGTTTGGCGATGAGCTGACCGGCAAGGACCACGAAATTTTTCACGAACGCATGATCGCCGAGGATCCGATGACCCTTCGTGAGTTGGGCGAACGTTACGAGATCAGCCGTGAGCGAGTCCGGCAGCTTGAAGATCGGATTCGAAAGCGTCTCCGACTTTTTCTGGTCGAGGCGATCCCTGATATCGCTGATGTTGAAGTGCGGCAGTCCATCACCGAGAGCTCCTGA
- a CDS encoding MBL fold metallo-hydrolase, which translates to MPEDRLYLKQIEIGPMQNFAYLVGDREKHECVVIDAAWDIDAICNIAEADDMKITAGLVTHFHPDHMGGSMMGMEIDGAAELIAKKSVKIHLHKSEVPYAHKVAELSDSDMVATEGGDTCMAGDIEIKFLHTPGHTPGSQCFLVDGHLVSGDTLFIGACGRVDLPGSNPEDLYRSLQDTLKKLPEPTVLFPGHNYSPQTTSTIGQEVRTNPYMRFGKLQDFLSAMGY; encoded by the coding sequence ATGCCTGAAGATCGCTTGTACCTGAAACAAATTGAAATCGGCCCGATGCAAAACTTTGCTTATCTTGTGGGGGACCGCGAGAAACATGAGTGCGTCGTGATTGATGCCGCGTGGGATATCGACGCCATCTGCAATATTGCCGAGGCCGACGACATGAAAATCACCGCAGGTCTGGTCACCCATTTTCATCCCGATCATATGGGAGGTTCGATGATGGGGATGGAAATCGACGGTGCCGCCGAGCTGATCGCCAAAAAGTCGGTCAAGATCCACCTGCACAAGAGCGAGGTCCCGTATGCCCACAAGGTAGCCGAACTCTCGGACTCCGATATGGTCGCCACCGAAGGCGGCGACACCTGCATGGCCGGCGATATCGAAATCAAGTTCCTGCATACGCCGGGCCATACCCCGGGATCCCAGTGCTTTCTGGTCGACGGCCATTTAGTCTCCGGAGACACCCTGTTCATTGGCGCCTGCGGACGGGTCGATCTCCCCGGCAGCAACCCGGAGGATCTATACCGCTCGCTCCAGGACACACTCAAGAAGCTTCCGGAGCCTACCGTGCTCTTTCCGGGCCACAACTATTCTCCCCAGACGACGTCGACCATTGGACAGGAAGTCCGCACAAATCCCTATATGCGCTTTGGTAAACTGCAGGACTTTCTCTCGGCCATGGGATATTGA
- a CDS encoding cob(I)yrinic acid a,c-diamide adenosyltransferase, producing the protein MAIRINRVYTRTGDAGETRLVGGASTHKDSLRVEAYGTVDELNSVLGVARAANDEISVGKGVEAARQLGDILEGLQNELFDLGSELATPAGETYPGMITIGEAEVLALEQTIDRCQEDLEDLKSFILPAGGRVAASLHLARTVCRRAERDVLRLHREETASPEVLKYLNRLSDLLFVLARWISHHTGTPEILWEKGLRLGKSDNGEGNA; encoded by the coding sequence ATGGCAATTCGGATCAATCGCGTATACACCCGAACCGGCGACGCCGGTGAGACTCGACTGGTCGGGGGCGCCAGCACACACAAGGATTCTCTCCGAGTCGAAGCCTATGGTACGGTCGACGAACTTAATTCCGTCCTCGGTGTCGCCCGCGCCGCCAACGACGAAATCTCGGTCGGGAAAGGCGTCGAAGCGGCTCGCCAGCTCGGAGACATCCTCGAGGGCCTGCAGAACGAACTCTTCGACCTGGGAAGCGAACTCGCCACACCGGCCGGGGAAACGTATCCGGGCATGATCACGATCGGCGAGGCAGAAGTTCTCGCACTCGAACAGACCATCGATCGTTGTCAGGAGGACCTTGAAGATCTGAAATCATTCATTCTGCCCGCTGGTGGACGCGTCGCTGCCAGTCTCCATCTTGCACGAACCGTTTGTCGTCGGGCTGAGCGAGACGTCCTCCGACTGCACCGCGAAGAAACCGCAAGCCCGGAGGTTCTGAAGTATCTGAACCGACTCTCGGACCTCCTCTTCGTTCTGGCGCGGTGGATATCACATCACACCGGGACGCCCGAAATCCTTTGGGAAAAAGGTCTGCGGCTCGGAAAATCGGATAACGGAGAGGGCAATGCCTGA
- a CDS encoding response regulator, translated as MPTLPLIYFERLLEDSPDIIIGVDRRGEIIFYNEGARTSLGYTSEEVAGHSVKLIYPSIDEARQLMQAMRDPATDAAGKVRNFQTRLRARSGEEIEVAISGTLIFDSAGRELGSIGFAKDLREIHKQDQLDTLREIAVTVAHEMNNPLAAILNNLVMLEKDVRRLAGEDDTCIEQERIDSIETSLAKIQNIVNRLSEMAGSDEYGTVEYLHGARMTDLGPAVTKDGPARLPLDAKHSATEGSLSGLRVLVADDDLSVCQSVRAILQLEGCDVVTAADGLEARQHLEEKKFDCVLSDVVMPGLDGYELFLHVQENHSETPVVLMTAFVYDRDHIIKRSKLEGLEGVLFKKPVEPAKLVGIVKDQCGRS; from the coding sequence ATGCCGACACTACCACTGATCTACTTCGAGCGCTTGCTCGAGGATTCCCCCGACATCATTATCGGTGTCGATCGCCGCGGCGAGATCATCTTCTATAATGAAGGTGCGCGAACCTCTCTGGGCTACACCTCCGAGGAGGTCGCAGGTCATTCCGTCAAGTTGATCTACCCATCGATCGACGAAGCACGGCAGCTGATGCAGGCCATGCGCGATCCGGCGACGGACGCTGCCGGGAAGGTCCGCAATTTCCAGACCCGCCTGCGTGCCCGGTCCGGCGAGGAAATCGAGGTCGCTATTTCCGGAACCTTGATCTTCGACTCGGCCGGTCGGGAATTGGGTTCGATCGGCTTCGCCAAAGATCTCCGCGAGATCCACAAGCAGGACCAACTCGATACCCTTCGAGAGATCGCCGTGACGGTCGCGCACGAAATGAACAATCCCCTCGCCGCGATCCTGAACAACCTGGTGATGCTGGAGAAAGATGTGCGCCGCCTCGCCGGTGAAGACGACACCTGTATCGAGCAGGAACGAATCGACTCGATCGAGACGTCGCTGGCGAAGATTCAGAATATCGTGAACCGGCTCTCCGAAATGGCAGGCTCGGACGAATACGGGACCGTGGAATATCTGCACGGTGCCAGGATGACGGACCTCGGACCCGCCGTCACCAAAGACGGGCCTGCTCGTTTACCCCTCGATGCGAAACATTCCGCCACCGAAGGTTCGCTCAGCGGCCTGCGTGTGCTCGTTGCGGACGATGACCTTTCGGTTTGCCAATCCGTTCGCGCCATTCTGCAATTGGAAGGCTGCGACGTTGTTACGGCGGCCGATGGGCTCGAAGCGCGTCAGCACCTTGAGGAGAAGAAGTTCGATTGCGTCCTCAGCGACGTGGTCATGCCCGGCCTCGACGGCTATGAGCTTTTCCTTCACGTCCAGGAAAATCACTCCGAGACCCCTGTCGTGCTGATGACGGCTTTCGTCTATGATCGAGATCACATCATCAAGCGCTCCAAACTCGAAGGTCTCGAGGGCGTCTTGTTCAAGAAACCAGTAGAACCCGCCAAACTGGTAGGCATTGTGAAAGACCAGTGCGGAAGGTCCTGA
- the folK gene encoding 2-amino-4-hydroxy-6-hydroxymethyldihydropteridine diphosphokinase yields MPHRALIGVGSNLGDRRANIAEGTEKTGELEGTRLIRNSSLYESEPHGDAKTWFYNAAFEVDTELSPQDLLKEMLAIETAMGRRRVKGKKFGSRIIDLDLLFYDNVVLNGRKLKLPHPRLTQRRFVLLPLAEIAPQQSHPESGQTISQLLASSLDDKKVTLLPPR; encoded by the coding sequence ATGCCTCATCGAGCCCTTATTGGAGTCGGATCCAACCTCGGAGACCGACGAGCAAATATCGCCGAAGGAACTGAAAAGACAGGGGAATTGGAGGGCACACGCCTGATCCGCAACTCCTCTCTCTACGAAAGCGAACCACATGGCGATGCCAAGACCTGGTTCTATAACGCTGCTTTCGAGGTCGATACGGAGCTGAGCCCGCAGGATCTCCTCAAGGAAATGCTGGCCATCGAGACGGCAATGGGCCGCCGACGCGTGAAAGGGAAAAAGTTCGGCTCCCGCATTATCGACCTGGACCTGCTTTTTTATGACAACGTCGTCCTCAATGGACGCAAGCTCAAACTGCCGCACCCGCGTTTGACCCAGCGGAGATTCGTACTCTTGCCGCTGGCCGAGATCGCCCCCCAGCAGAGCCATCCGGAAAGCGGGCAAACCATCTCCCAGCTCCTCGCCTCGAGCCTCGATGACAAGAAAGTGACCCTCCTGCCCCCTCGCTGA
- the dapB gene encoding 4-hydroxy-tetrahydrodipicolinate reductase, producing the protein MSAATPIVVSGATGRMGKTLIGLAEAMPELVVAGALEAPGHEQLGKDSGTLAGTTANGVCVEANPASTLIAPRVLIEFSWPEPSLEHLRVAAEAGCPVVLGTTGFDPEQQEELDRIAEKIPLLQATNMSVGVTLLTEVVEMVARKLGPSFDMEVMETHHRLKKDAPSGTALTLAEAATRGRDADLKEWGVFGRQGMVGERKSDEIGVMALRGGDVVGDHTVFFFGTGERLELTHKAGSRDAFASGALRAAHWLADQAPGAYRMQDVLGLQL; encoded by the coding sequence TTGAGCGCAGCCACGCCGATCGTCGTATCGGGCGCAACCGGGCGCATGGGAAAGACTCTCATAGGCCTCGCCGAGGCAATGCCGGAACTGGTTGTCGCCGGGGCACTGGAAGCCCCTGGCCATGAACAACTCGGCAAGGACTCCGGAACTCTGGCCGGAACAACTGCGAATGGCGTGTGCGTCGAGGCGAATCCGGCATCCACCCTGATTGCTCCTCGAGTGCTCATCGAATTCAGCTGGCCCGAACCTTCACTCGAACATCTGCGAGTTGCCGCGGAAGCCGGGTGCCCGGTAGTCCTGGGCACGACCGGGTTCGATCCCGAACAGCAGGAGGAACTGGATCGTATCGCAGAAAAGATACCCCTCCTGCAGGCAACCAATATGAGCGTTGGCGTCACCCTTCTGACGGAGGTGGTGGAGATGGTTGCGCGCAAACTGGGGCCGTCCTTTGATATGGAAGTGATGGAAACCCATCACCGCCTCAAAAAAGACGCACCTTCCGGAACCGCTCTCACCCTCGCGGAAGCGGCCACCCGGGGACGCGATGCAGACTTGAAAGAATGGGGCGTTTTCGGCCGCCAGGGGATGGTCGGCGAGCGAAAATCTGACGAGATCGGAGTCATGGCGCTCCGCGGGGGTGACGTCGTGGGAGACCATACGGTGTTTTTTTTCGGCACCGGCGAACGCCTGGAGCTGACCCATAAGGCCGGCAGCCGTGATGCCTTTGCCTCGGGGGCGCTCCGCGCGGCCCATTGGCTGGCGGACCAGGCCCCGGGCGCCTACCGAATGCAGGACGTACTCGGACTGCAGCTCTGA